The region AGCTGGCCCAGATGGCAGCAGCTCACACCCTCTCGACCAACGGCACCGCCCTTTGGCTCGCATCATTGGCCTTCCTCGCCGCCTTCGCGGTCAAGGTCCCCGTCTTCCCGCTGCACGGCTGGCTCTCTGACGCGGTCAGCGAAGCACCAACCGCCGCGGTCATGGTCCTCGCCGGCAAGCTCGGCCTCTACTCCATCCTGCGCTTCTCCTTCGGAATCTTCCCCGCCCAGTCGCACCGCATCGCTCCACTGATGCTCGCGCTCGGAGCCATCGGAATCGTCTACGGCGCTCTCGTCGCGCTCGTCCAGAAGGACCTTAAGCGGCTCGCTGCCTACGGCACGCTCGGCCACGTCTCGGTCGTCATCCTCGGGATCTTCGCCTTCACCGTCACCGGCATCAACGGCGGCATCTACCAGACACTGAACGAGGGCATCGGCGGGTCCGCCCTCTTCATGCTGCTCGGCCTCCTCTACGAGCGCTACCGCACCTACGACATGCGCGAGTACGGCGGCCTCGCTGCCCGCCTCCCCTGGATCGTCACCATGTTCGTCTTCACCGCCCTCTCGGTCACCGGGCTACCCATGCTCAACGGCTTCGTCGGTGAGTTCCTCGTCTTCTCCGGAGCCATGCAGTCCAACATCACCCACCACATGGGCTGGACCGTGCTGGCCACTTCGAGCGTCATTCTCACCGCCTCCTACATGCTCTGGATGATCCAGCGCGTCTTCTACGGTGAGCTTGGACGCCGCCCTGAGACGATTACTCCCGTCGACCTCACCGCCCGTGAGCACCTGGCTCTCTGGCCCCTGGTCGCACTCTTCCTCTTTATGGGAATCTCCTCTCCCGTCTGGCTTCGTGCCATCGATCCGGCTGCTTCCCATATCGCTGCCGTCGTCAACCGCAGCCAGGCCGTCACGATGGACTTTGACGCCTCCCGGAACGCCACTCCTGTTTCTTCCGGCTCAGAGACAGCATTCAACATGACTACAGCATCCTCCGCGACGAAAGGAGCTCGATAGATGTCTCCCAACGTCCTCGCTCTTCTGCCCGAGATCATCCTGACCATCACCGGCGTGCTTATCATGCTGGCTGAGCCCATGCTTCCGCCCGGCAGCTCGCGCAAACCGCCCGGCAGCTCGCGCAAACCGCTCGGCTGGCTCGCCATCCTCGGCACTATCGCTGGAGGCCTCGCCAGTTGGTACCAGCTCGGCTTCGGCACCGTCCACGCCTTCTTCGGAACCATCCAGGTCGATACCTTTTCGGTCTTCTTCCATCTGTTGATTGCAGCCATCGTCCTGGTCACCCTGCTCAGCTCCGTCGACTACTTTGAGGGTTACGCCACTCACGCTGGCGAATACTTCGCCCTCGTCCTCTTCGGCGCCGTAGGCATGATGCTGATGACCTGCTCGGTTGAGCTTTTGATGGTCTTCGTCGGTCTCGAGATCTCCTCCATCTCGACCTACATCATGGCCGGCTTCCGCAAGGGCCACGCCGCCACGGCCGAATCATCCATCAAATACTTTCTGCTCGGCTCCTTCGCCACCGCCTTCTTCCTCTACGGAATTGCGCTGGCCTTCGGCGCGACCGGCTCCACCCGCATCGACGCTATCTCGCTCGGTCTCGCCCATACGGCAACCCCCACCCTCGCCATCCTCGCCCTTGCTCTCATCATCATCGGCATCGGCTTCAAGGTCTCGGCGGCTCCCTTCCACGTCTGGACCCCCGACGTCTACCAGGGCGCTCCCGCCCCTGTCGTCGGCCTCATGTCCACCGCCCCCAAGGCCGCGGCCTTCGCCGTCCTGCTCCGCATCCTCTTCTCCGGCTTCCCCTCGTACGAGCCCCGCTGGGCAGGCCTCATCTGGATCATCGCTGCGCTCTCAATGTTCATCGGAAACCTCGGCGCTCTGATGCAGCGCGACGTCAAGCGCATGCTGGCCTACTCCTCCATCGCACACGCCGGCTACCTGCTTGTCGCCTACACGGCCTTCCCTGCTGACGGAATCGCCTCCGCCTGCTTCTACACCGCCGCTTATGCCGCGATGAACGTAGGAGCCTTCACCGTCATCACCCAAATCGGCGGATACAACGAAAACGCCCGCACCATCGACGACTACGCCGGTCTCGCCCTCAAGCGCCCGGTCCTCGCCGCCGCGCTCGGCCTTTTCCTGCTCTCGCTCATCGGAATCCCCTTCACCGGCGGCTTCTTCGGCAAGTTCTACGTCTTCTCCGCCGCCCTGCACTCCGGCCGAGTCTGGCTCGCCGTCGTCGGCCTGCTCAACAGCGGAATCGCCTGCTTCTACTACCTGCGCCTGCTTGCCGCTATCTACACCCGGCCCACCACCGAGAACGATCGCATCAGCGCCGCAGGCCGCGTAAGCCTCCCGGCCGCCGCGGCCATCGCCATCACCGCAGCCGCTACTCTCTGGCTTGGAATCGCCCCTAACCGCGTCCTCGATCTGGCACAGCAAAGCGCCGACTCGGTCCACGCCAATCCGGCTCAACCTGGACAGGACATCACTAGCGCCGGTCGCTAGCCTCTAGTTTCTACTGTTCCAGATCAATGGGCATAGTCTTCTGACTATGCCCATTCACTTTAGGGCGTCGCTGCTGCAACCTTTAAAAAGCCGCTCGCGATAAACTTCTGCTGCTTTTCCGACCAGTGCCAATAGCGGCGTTCAACTTTCTGGAGCTTATCGTTTACCGAGGAGGTTCGCGTCTCTTCCAGGGTGTCGTCAGGAAATCGCAGAAACGTGCTTCTCTTAAGTACTCTCTCATCAGCATTCAGGTGATCTTCGGCGTGATAATCCTCTGTCCTGAGCGTTTCATGCAATTTTCCATTCACGACCGAGAAGATTTGGGTCTCTTTTAGGAGCAGTCCTGAGCCATGACCTGCAGTCACATCATGAAGTACAAGAGCATCTTCTCTCCCATCTCGCAGTGAGATCATTTCCAACGAACTCGAGCCCGCCCAACAATTGAGCTGCCGCTGATCGACTACGTGCCACAAGATCTTTGCAGAATCCCCATCTTCTTCCTGAAGAAGGTAGAGATAACAGGAAACTCCGGCTCCACTCGGGAGAAACGCAACACCATAGTGAGCGGGTTCTCTGGTACGAACCGACCGTAATTTAATCTCTTCATCCGGAAGCAGGTGTTCTGTGACGTCCGTTGCTATGGGGGCCTCAACCCCAAGACGTGTCAGCAGTCCTGCCTTCTGCCCGGGGTTCGCCAGAGCCAACATACTCTCCATCTCGGTCAGTTTGCCAACAGGAATCTCCCTCTGGACTCCGACGCGAACTTGCTGAGATATAGACGGCCTGACAGAAATGAATGCAGCGCAAACGCAACATGCCATCCACACTCTATCGAACAATTGCACGCATCCCCCACATTACCTTTGCTCCACATTGTGCCATGACTGGACGGTGCCGGCTGCCCCAATCATGGCGCAGTCTCATCGCGACATGATTGGGCATTCGAGCGAAGCTCGAACCCTGGGATGTCAGAGACAATGTGACTCTGGGGATACAATCGAGTGCATCGCAAGCCTTATAGGAGTGTGAATGGCAGACACGATGACCATCCTTGAGCAGGCGTACTCCGCATTCAACAAGCGGGATATCGACGGCGCCTTAGCACTGATGACCGAAGACGTGAGCTGGCCCAAGGCTTCCGAGGGCGGCAAGGTTGTCGGAAAAGAGGAGATCCGCGCCTATTGGACCCGCCAATGGAGTGAGTTCGATCCTCACGTCGAACCGGTTGCAACCACCGAGAGAGATGGCGGCAAGATTCTCGTCAGGGTGCACCAGCTCGTGAGGAGCCTTCAGGGAGAGGTCCTTTCGGACAGAGAGGTCCTCCACGTATTCACCCTGAACAACGGTCTCATCGCAGCCCTGGACCTTGGGGATGAGGGCGAACGGATCGCTGGTCCGTCTGCGGCATTCGCCCACCGATCCTAACGAGCTATCGATGCATGAGCAGGATCCAGCTTGTAGAATTGCATTCCCCGCACTCTATCCCCGCAAGGTGTCATCCAAGTGGCGCGGCCGAGCCGCTGAAGAGTCTGGCGGTCATCTATGGCTCGCCAAGACTATGTCAACCCTCGAATACGGCTATCTTGAACAAAGGAAGCAACTTTTACACTGCCGATTTACTCTACGCGGATAGCTAAAGATTTAACGATGAGGCGAGAGACAAAGGGCTCCCCTATGTCATACAGGAAGTCCGGACCTAACTTATATGTTTTGAAAACTTTGCGCAAAAAGTACAGGGAACCCCAAGAATACAGGCAAGCAAAAGCCCTCGCCGAAGCGAGGGCTTTGCACAACCGGATCGACTGAAACTTACGCCTGCACCTTGAGGAAGATGATAACGAAGGTGAACAGCGCCAGCGACTCGATGAAGGCCAGACCGAGAATCAGGAAGATGAAGATTCCGGGACGAGCGCCGGGGTTGCGTGCGAGAGCCTCGGTGGCAGAGGCGGTCGCCTTGCCCTGACCCAGACCGCAGAGACCAGCCGCAAGGGCCATGCCCAGGCCGGCGGCCAGCGGAACCCACTGCGAAGCGGGCGAGTAGTTTGCTGCGCCCTGCGCAAAGGCCGGCGTTGCGAGCAGCATCGCGGCCAACGACATGAAAAGATACTGAAGCTTCTTCATTACGACTCCATCTCCCGTCAGATACGCCGCCAGTGGGTGGTTGATGCTCACCGTGCTGGCACCCTCACGCTCGCGGCGCTGAAGCTACGGCAGAGAGGGAGTCCCCCTGCCGCAAAACCGGATCCCTCAGAGCTTCAGCCCTGAGGGACGCAAAGATCAATGATCGTGCGCCACTGCCAGCGACAGGTAAACCGCCGCCAGAAGGAAGAACACATACGCCTGGACCACAGCAACACCAAGGTGCAGCCCCAGGAAGATCAGCGGAATTCCAATAGGAACCAGCGAGAAGAATGCCAGCGTCACCAGGTCGCCCGCCAGCATGTTCGCATAAAGTCGGACCGTGAGCGAAAGCACGCGGGCGAAGTGCGAGATGATCTCGATCGGGAACAGCAGCGGATACAGCCACCACACCGGCCCGAGGAACTGCTTGATATAGCTCGGTCCGTTCACTCGAACGCCATGGTAGTGGTAGTACAGGAACGTGACGAGAGCGAATCCGAGAGGAACCACCGGGTTCGCGGTCGGGGAGGCCAGTCCGGGGACCAGACCCAGCAGGTTGCTCAGCAGGATGAACAGCAGAAGCGCCGTCAGATAGCTGATGAACCGCTCGGAGCCATGCCCGATAACCGATTCGCCCTGCTCGGCGACGAACTCGTGCGTCATCTCTGCCAGGTGCTGTACGGCTCCCGGCTTCTCGATGCTGAGGCTGACGCGGACGACAACGAAGTAAGCGACCAGTACCGCGAAGACCAGCAGCTCCATGGCAAACGCATCGGTGATGGGAGCCTGCGGGTACCTGGGATGCACATGAAACGCCTCCAGCAGCGCCGTGACAGGCGCAGCGAGATGGGCGTTCAGAAATCGTGTGAACAAAAGCTGAGTCGGCATATAAAAGTTAGCGAAACGGTCTTTCAGATCGATCAGGCAGTCCAGGCCTTCACCAGCCGCAAACCCTCCACCGTGAGTGCAAACACCCCCAGCGCGAGTCCGGCCGCAAGCGCATAGACTGAACCGTGCAGTACCTTAAGGCTAACATAGAGAAGCGCAATCGTGGCGGCCAGACGGAGAAAGAATCCGAGCAGGACCATGGCCATGGGCTTCGCCGTCCCGCCCTGGTCCATCCTGGACATGACCGCCGTCATCAGGCGCATCCACTCCCACAGGCCAGAAGCCGAAATGACCGCCCCGACGGCCAGCAGAGCCGCCGACTGCCAACCCAGCTTCCACCAAAGCAGCAGCGCAGCGATGACTGAAACAATCGCGAGTAGCCGCAGCGCCCGCAGCATCGTCTGCCGGAAGTCTTCATCGGAAAAGGATTCCAGCGCCTTCACTTATCCCGCCTCAGGTATCGGGAAGCTGTCATGAAGATCTGCAGAAATCCGCCGATCGCTCCCATCACGATTCCGACGATTCCGATCCAGTTCTGATGAAAATGATGGTCGAGCCAGGTCCCAAGCAGCCAGCCGATCACGCATCCGGCAGGCAGCGCGATCGCCAGCTGAATCATTGATTCGGCCTTGACCAGCTCGCCTAGCGCTCCACCCTTTTTCTCGTTCTCTGCCATCGCGATCACCATTACATCACGGACCGGCTTCTCCAATCGAACTCGGTCGCGCCGCTATACTGAACAACGACTATCCATAAAAAGGAAACACCTTGCACTTCGACTCCGAATTCGAGCAGAAGCTCTATCAGCAGCGCCAGGAGAAGCTCCAGCAGATCGCCGCACTGGGCGCCGAGATCGGCCTCAATCCCGCGCAGGCCACCTACCCCAACTCCTTCACCGTCAGCGCTCCAGGCTGGGATGAGCAAAATGGGGATCTGATTCCCTGGATCAAACAGAACTTCGACTCGCCCGAGTCCTCCGTCAGCGGCGAACAGCTGGATGCCGACCGCAAACAGGTCGCCATCGCCGGTCGCATCATGGCTATCCGGATCCAGGGCAAGGCCGGATTTGCCCAGCTTCAGCAGGGCGGTCAGCGGCTCCAGATCTACGTTCGCAAGGACGACGTCGGCGAGAACGCCTTCGCCCTCTACAAACTGCTTGATCTGGGCGACCATATCGGCGTCCGTGGTTACCTGATGCGCACCCGCACCGGTGAGCTGACTGTCCACGTAACCTCCACGCCTGAAACGTCAGGAATCACCTTCCTCGCCAAGGCCATGCTTGCCTTGCCCGACAAGTATCACGGTCTCGAGGACACCGAGCTTCGCTATCGCCAGCGCTACGTTGACCTCTTCATGAACACCGGCCACAGCGCCAAGGCCGCCACACCTGCGACAAATTCGGGTGCCCCAGGTCTGGCAGTTGCAGACCTGGGTGAAGCGCCGCAGAAGCAACCGGAGGCCGACGACTCCCCGCGCAACGTCCGCGAGGTCTTCGTCAAGCGCGCCCAGGTTCTTCGCGCGCTGCGCAAGTTCTTCGACTCCCGCGGCTATCTTGAGGTCGAAACTCCGATGATGCAGCAGATCGCCGGAGGAGCCGCCGCGCGACCCTTCATCACGCACCACAACGAGCTCGACCTGCCGCTCTACCTGCGTATCGCGCCGGAGCTCTACCTGAAGCGCCTCGTAGTTGGCGGCCTCGACCGCGTTTATGAGATCAACCGAAACTTCCGCAACGAAGGCGTGAGCACCCGGCACAACCCCGAGTTCACCATGCTCGAGTTCTACCAGGCCTACGCCAATTACCACGACCTGATGGACCTGACGGAAGAGCTCATCAAATTCGTCGCCATGGAAGTCAACGGCTCTCTGATCACCCACTTCAACGGGAATGAGATCAATCTTGGTGAGTGGACGAGGTTGTCCATGCGTGAGGCGATCATCAAATTCTGGCCTCCGCTAGCCGGACCAGCTCCAGCGTTGGAAACGTTCAAATCCGTCGAAAATCTCGTGACTCATCTCCGAAATGCGGCACGAGAATTAGGATCTAAATCCAGTTTAAGTAGATGGACTTCACAAATTGAAATAACTTCACCACAATCTGAAGAGGAAGCAGCAGAGGATTTCGCTGAAATCTTTCACTGGCTTGCAGACCGCCTCCATAAAGGCGAATTATTGGGGGCAATAATCGCAGAATTGTTTGAAGAACTTTCTGAACCCCGTCTCACCCAACCGCACATCATCTACGACTTCCCTCTCGCCGTCTCTCCACTCTCCAAGATCAAGCCCGACGAACCCGATTGGGTCGAGCGCTTCGAGTTCTACATCGGCGGCTTCGAGGTGGGCAACGCCTTCTCCGAGCTTAACGATCCCATCGACCAGGACGAACGCTTCCAGCAGCAGATTGAGCAGAAGGAGCGCGGGGACGAAGAGGCCATGTCCGCAGTCGATGACGACTACGTCCGCGCCCTCGGCTACGGCCTCCCTCCCACCGCCGGCGAAGGCATCGGCATCGACCGCCTCACCATGCTGCTGACCAACTCCAGCTCCATCCGCGATGTCATCCTCTTCCCTCTCATGCGCCCGCGCCAGAAGACCGCCGAGCAGGTGGCTCAGAAGGAAGATCAGCAGCACGGTGAATCAAGGGAATAGCGCCACAAACCGGGTGCCCCATCTTCGCGACGGTTGTATCGTCGCTAAGGTGGGCCATCGCGTTAAGCGCGATCCGTTTTAGGGTGGTAGAGGAAGCAAGGATTTTCGCTTTCGCGAAAATTGCCCACCTTAGCCGCTTCGCGTCGAAGATGGGGCACCCGATTTTGCTGTGCCTTATTTCCCTTTCTTCAGCCGCTTTACTACTCCGGCCAGCGAGTGTTCGTTCATCGCGTCCACTGCATCCTGGCGAACCTTCTTCATCTGCCCAACCAAAACTTTGTCTTCCACCGCCAGCCAGTCGCCGGAGGTCGCGGCGAAGATGTCTCCCAGCCCGATCTGCTTGGGGATGAGCTTCAGCTTTGCTCCTCCGTTCGGGCCTTTGCGCTGCTCTATCAGGCCGCCCTTGTGTAACAGCAGAAAGGCCCTGCGTACCATCACCGCGCTTTCCTTCAGGGTCTCGGCTATCTCGGCCGAGGTCTTCATCGATTCTGGATCTTCTGCCAGTACCGCGAGCACCCGAAGGCCCAATTGAAAGCGTTCACTTTGCGCCATGCAATGCAAGCTAACACAGTTGCGCGGCCAATCCCGCCATCGGCATGAGGCGAACATGTAAAATTTTCAGGTGAATATCCTCTTCGTCGGCGATATCTTTGGCTCCGCCGGCCGCCACATCGTCCACGAGCACCTTCCACACGTCGTCGAAACCAACGCTGTCGACCTGATCGTCATCAATGGCGAGAACGCCGCCGGCGGGTTCGGAATTACGCCCTCCATCGCCGAAGAGATCTTCGATCTTGGCGCCCACGTCATCACGACCGGGAACCACATCTGGGACAAGCGGGAGATCTTCGAGTACATGACGGTCCCGGCGGATTCGCATGAGCGCGGCCGCCGTGTTCTGCGCCCCGCCAACTACGCCGTCGGGACTCCGGGGTTCGGAGTCTATGAGGGCGCGCTACCCTCAGGCCAGAACTATGCCGTGCTCAACCTGCAGGGGCGCGTCTTTATGTCTTCCTGTGACGACCCCTTCCGCAAGGCAGACGAGCTCATCAGCCAGCTCACCGCAAAGGTCATCCTGCTGGACATTCACGCCGAGACCACCAGCGAGAAGGTCGCACTGGGCTGGTATCTCGATGGCCGTGTCACCGCAGTCATGGGGACCCACACCCACATTCCCACCGCAGATGCGCGCGTGCTTCCGGGTGGAACCGCCTACATCACCGATGTGGGCATGTCGGGCCCGTACGACTCAGTCATCGGGGTCGAGACGGAACTGGTCCTGAAGCGTTTCCTTACCGGTATGCCAGGCAAGTTTGAGGCGGCCAGGGGAAATCCGAAGATGGCTGCTGTGCTGATCGGCTGTGATGGAGCGACGGGAAGAGCCTGTTCGATCCAGCACTTGATGCTGGGCGAATAGAGATCCTGCATCTCACATCTTCATACCGTGCTTCGAGATTTGCATGACGAGCATGAGTGTCGATGATCTTCTTCGAAAGAAAATGAGGCAGCCGCAATGGCTGCCTCATTTGGTTTGGTGCTAGCTGGATCGACTTTTACTGCCAGTCGAAGCGTTTACTTGTGCCTGCGGGCGGGTGCGCGGTGATGCGAAGCGGCCGGCTTTGCAGGAGCTTTCTTCGGTTCCACCACTGTCCCATCGCTCATGGTAATCATGATCGGGTTCTGCGTGTAGGAATCATAGGTTCCAGTAACGGTGATCTTATCGCCCGCGACAGGAAGAGTCTTCAGGGGCTCCTTCAGGTTGAAGGTGAAATCGGCCGTCTTGGACTGCACCGCATCGTCAGAGACGGAAAGCACCAGAGCCGTATCGGTTGCCGAAACGACAGTCGCATCCGGGAACTGAACCGACTTGCCCTTGACGGTATCCCATACCTTGGCCGCATCGTCAGGACTGCCGTTCTGGAGAATAAACTCCTTGTCGCTGACGGCCAGCGTCGCAAGATCCGGGGTGCTGGCGATCACCTGCTTCACGATGTCAGCCGGCTTGGGAGCAGGCGTGATGGTCGTGGAGAGGTTGGCCGGGGGCTCAAGGCTCTGCTGCGAGGCAGCCACGAGGGTGTCAAAACCATCATCGGCGCCGTGGTACTTCTTATAGCAGTACTTGGCCAGAGGCATCATCTGCGACTTGTATGGCTCCGGAGCGAAGGTGGCGGCGCGGGTCGCATACCAGGCGCAGCTCAGAGCGTCGGGCGGAGTGGTCTGATAGTAGGCCTGCGCCAGCAGGTAGGTATCGGTCAGCAGCGGACCGGGGGTTTTGGTCTGCTCGACAGGAACGCTGGAGAGGCTCTGCTTCAGCTGGGTGACGGCAGTAGCGGCATCCTTCTTGCCAAGAGCGTCCGTAGCGATGGCGCGGTGGAAGACCGGATCTGCAGCTTCCTTCAGCTTGGCAAAATCAGCATCGCTGATATTCGCCGGCTTCGGGACGGCAAGTCCCTTCTGTCCAGCTTCGGCGGCCTTATCGAGGGCGGCCTGCTTCGCCGTCGGGTCCTGGGTCTGCTCTGCAGTCTGCAGATTGAAATAGCTCTCCATCGTGAGAGCGCGGATGTTATTGGGTTCCACCTGCAGCAAACGGCTTGCGGCATCCAGGGTCTTGGCTGGATCGAACGCGCTATAAGCCACCATCAGGCGCTGAAGAACATCAGCCTTCACCTGAGAGTTGGGGTAGGTCTGCAGGAACGACTCCAACGCCGGAGCCTGCGCCTGGGGCGTGCTCTGTCCGATTGCCGCGGTATACGCGTTGTATTCGGCCGGCGCAAGTTGTACTCCGCCTCCCGCCTGCTGTGCACTTGCTCCGGCACTGGCCGGAGCCTGGTCTTGTGCAACCGCACGCGCACACGATGCAACGCTAGCGACCGCCAGGAGAGACGCAACGACTGCCTTCTTCATTCCCACACTCCTCAGATAAATCTTCTACTAATCTTCCGCCCGGCTATGCCAGATGGTCAGACCCGATATATCACATTTTGGGTGCACCGCAACAGCTACGGGGCACATACCAGCAGTAAACCCACCTGTCCCCACTTGTTTGATCAAGCGAGTTCCGACTGCGTGATCCATCACGGCATGATGATGCGGATTATAGAAATCCAGTTGGCCCATGGCAAGCACATGGCATGCCTTTGCTTAGAGTTTCACATAGTCATCCCCGCGCAACTCTCTCTGGGCTTCCGCCCGGACGGACAACGGACGGGGAGGTCCCTCACCATGGGGACGTCATACTGAAACCCCACACTCTCGCGATAATCCTACGGGGAGAGCAGGGTAAATTGCTCGATCTTCAGGGGCTAATCTCGCGAATACCACCCATTGGTAGTATTTGGTACACCTTATCCACAACAGGTAGTGTTGAAACCGTTGA is a window of Edaphobacter sp. 12200R-103 DNA encoding:
- a CDS encoding ATP synthase F0 subunit C, producing the protein MKKLQYLFMSLAAMLLATPAFAQGAANYSPASQWVPLAAGLGMALAAGLCGLGQGKATASATEALARNPGARPGIFIFLILGLAFIESLALFTFVIIFLKVQA
- a CDS encoding ATP synthase subunit I — encoded protein: MKALESFSDEDFRQTMLRALRLLAIVSVIAALLLWWKLGWQSAALLAVGAVISASGLWEWMRLMTAVMSRMDQGGTAKPMAMVLLGFFLRLAATIALLYVSLKVLHGSVYALAAGLALGVFALTVEGLRLVKAWTA
- a CDS encoding AtpZ/AtpI family protein; this encodes MAENEKKGGALGELVKAESMIQLAIALPAGCVIGWLLGTWLDHHFHQNWIGIVGIVMGAIGGFLQIFMTASRYLRRDK
- a CDS encoding nuclear transport factor 2 family protein → MADTMTILEQAYSAFNKRDIDGALALMTEDVSWPKASEGGKVVGKEEIRAYWTRQWSEFDPHVEPVATTERDGGKILVRVHQLVRSLQGEVLSDREVLHVFTLNNGLIAALDLGDEGERIAGPSAAFAHRS
- a CDS encoding NuoM family protein; translated protein: MNIDHNILTIITFVPLAGAIVLALLPDRDRLQQWGALIVTLLTFLLTLHLPFHYDYSVAAGTFQFQQNSSWITSPAIRYHVGVDGLSMWLVVLTGLLAPLGVLISWRAIDNRRRLFYVLFLLQQVAMLGIFVSLDLFLYYAFWELSLVPMALLIATFGRTENRRRAAIKFFLYAFIPSAILLVAMLWLYARTGTFDYPQLAQMAAAHTLSTNGTALWLASLAFLAAFAVKVPVFPLHGWLSDAVSEAPTAAVMVLAGKLGLYSILRFSFGIFPAQSHRIAPLMLALGAIGIVYGALVALVQKDLKRLAAYGTLGHVSVVILGIFAFTVTGINGGIYQTLNEGIGGSALFMLLGLLYERYRTYDMREYGGLAARLPWIVTMFVFTALSVTGLPMLNGFVGEFLVFSGAMQSNITHHMGWTVLATSSVILTASYMLWMIQRVFYGELGRRPETITPVDLTAREHLALWPLVALFLFMGISSPVWLRAIDPAASHIAAVVNRSQAVTMDFDASRNATPVSSGSETAFNMTTASSATKGAR
- the atpB gene encoding F0F1 ATP synthase subunit A — protein: MPTQLLFTRFLNAHLAAPVTALLEAFHVHPRYPQAPITDAFAMELLVFAVLVAYFVVVRVSLSIEKPGAVQHLAEMTHEFVAEQGESVIGHGSERFISYLTALLLFILLSNLLGLVPGLASPTANPVVPLGFALVTFLYYHYHGVRVNGPSYIKQFLGPVWWLYPLLFPIEIISHFARVLSLTVRLYANMLAGDLVTLAFFSLVPIGIPLIFLGLHLGVAVVQAYVFFLLAAVYLSLAVAHDH
- a CDS encoding TIGR00282 family metallophosphoesterase gives rise to the protein MNILFVGDIFGSAGRHIVHEHLPHVVETNAVDLIVINGENAAGGFGITPSIAEEIFDLGAHVITTGNHIWDKREIFEYMTVPADSHERGRRVLRPANYAVGTPGFGVYEGALPSGQNYAVLNLQGRVFMSSCDDPFRKADELISQLTAKVILLDIHAETTSEKVALGWYLDGRVTAVMGTHTHIPTADARVLPGGTAYITDVGMSGPYDSVIGVETELVLKRFLTGMPGKFEAARGNPKMAAVLIGCDGATGRACSIQHLMLGE
- a CDS encoding NADH-quinone oxidoreductase subunit N, translating into MSPNVLALLPEIILTITGVLIMLAEPMLPPGSSRKPPGSSRKPLGWLAILGTIAGGLASWYQLGFGTVHAFFGTIQVDTFSVFFHLLIAAIVLVTLLSSVDYFEGYATHAGEYFALVLFGAVGMMLMTCSVELLMVFVGLEISSISTYIMAGFRKGHAATAESSIKYFLLGSFATAFFLYGIALAFGATGSTRIDAISLGLAHTATPTLAILALALIIIGIGFKVSAAPFHVWTPDVYQGAPAPVVGLMSTAPKAAAFAVLLRILFSGFPSYEPRWAGLIWIIAALSMFIGNLGALMQRDVKRMLAYSSIAHAGYLLVAYTAFPADGIASACFYTAAYAAMNVGAFTVITQIGGYNENARTIDDYAGLALKRPVLAAALGLFLLSLIGIPFTGGFFGKFYVFSAALHSGRVWLAVVGLLNSGIACFYYLRLLAAIYTRPTTENDRISAAGRVSLPAAAAIAITAAATLWLGIAPNRVLDLAQQSADSVHANPAQPGQDITSAGR
- a CDS encoding Rrf2 family transcriptional regulator — translated: MAQSERFQLGLRVLAVLAEDPESMKTSAEIAETLKESAVMVRRAFLLLHKGGLIEQRKGPNGGAKLKLIPKQIGLGDIFAATSGDWLAVEDKVLVGQMKKVRQDAVDAMNEHSLAGVVKRLKKGK
- a CDS encoding amino acid--tRNA ligase-related protein, which produces MHFDSEFEQKLYQQRQEKLQQIAALGAEIGLNPAQATYPNSFTVSAPGWDEQNGDLIPWIKQNFDSPESSVSGEQLDADRKQVAIAGRIMAIRIQGKAGFAQLQQGGQRLQIYVRKDDVGENAFALYKLLDLGDHIGVRGYLMRTRTGELTVHVTSTPETSGITFLAKAMLALPDKYHGLEDTELRYRQRYVDLFMNTGHSAKAATPATNSGAPGLAVADLGEAPQKQPEADDSPRNVREVFVKRAQVLRALRKFFDSRGYLEVETPMMQQIAGGAAARPFITHHNELDLPLYLRIAPELYLKRLVVGGLDRVYEINRNFRNEGVSTRHNPEFTMLEFYQAYANYHDLMDLTEELIKFVAMEVNGSLITHFNGNEINLGEWTRLSMREAIIKFWPPLAGPAPALETFKSVENLVTHLRNAARELGSKSSLSRWTSQIEITSPQSEEEAAEDFAEIFHWLADRLHKGELLGAIIAELFEELSEPRLTQPHIIYDFPLAVSPLSKIKPDEPDWVERFEFYIGGFEVGNAFSELNDPIDQDERFQQQIEQKERGDEEAMSAVDDDYVRALGYGLPPTAGEGIGIDRLTMLLTNSSSIRDVILFPLMRPRQKTAEQVAQKEDQQHGESRE